GACGGCGTTCTCCTGCAACCCCCACCGGACTTCACCTTGCGGGGAACGGTGCAAGTGCCAGGCGATAAGTCCATTTCCCATCGCGCCTTGATCATTGGCTGCTTGGCCCAGGGGACCACCGTCATTGAAGGGATACTGCCTGCTGCCGACCCCCAGAGTACGGCCCAGTGTTTACGGGCGTTGGGGCATCGGATTTCGCCGCTCAATCCCCAACGCGTGGAAGTCACACCGGGAGCCTGGCAAGAACCGGACCAGGTGCTGGACTGCGGCAATTCCGGGACCACGATGCGCTTGCTGGCGGGCGTGCTCGCGGGTCGGGTGGAGCAGTTTTTCGTACTCACAGGGGATGCGTCGCTGCGGAGCCGGCCCATGCAACGGGTGGTTACGCCCTTACGCCAGATGGGTGCGGTGATGGATGGCCGCCAGAATGGGACGCGGGCGCCTTTGGCGATTCGGGGACAGCGGTTGCGGGCGATTGACTACGAAAGCCCGGTGGCGTCAGCCCAAGTGAAATCAGCGATTTTGCTGGCGGGATTAACGTGTGCGGGCGTGACCCAGGTGCGCGAACCCTACCCATCGCGGGACCACACGGAACGAATGCTGAAAGCCTTTGGGGCTGACATCGCCTGGGAAAACGCCGTGGTGGAACTGCGGGGGGGTGCCACGTTGCACGGTCAACGGGTAGTGGTGCCAGGGGACATAAGTTCGGCAGCGTTCTGGCTGGTGGCGGGCGCCATTACCCCCGGCGCAGACATTGTGATGACTAACGTGGGTGTCAATCCCAGCCGCACCGGTATCTTGGAAGTTCTGGAAGCGATGGGAGCGCGGATTGAATGGCTGAACCAGCGGGAGGTAGCGGGCGAACCCTTAGCCGATATCCGGGTGCAACACAGCGCGCTCCGGGGGGCAACCATTGGCGGCGCGTTGATTCCCCGCTTGATTGATGAGATTCCCATTTTGACCGTGGCGGCGGCCTTTGCCCAAGGGAAGACGGTGATCCGGGATGCGGCGGAACTGCGGGTGAAAGAGAGCGACCGGCTGACTGCGATGGCAACCCAATTGACCCGGATGGGCGTGCAGGTAGAAGAATACCCAGATGGTTTGACCATCTACGGGACCGACAAACCGCTGGTGGGCGCGGATTTGCATACCTACGACGACCACCGGATTGCCATGGCCTTGGCGATTGCGGCGTTAAACGCGCAGGGCAACTCTCATTTAGCGCCCGCCGATTGTGTGCGGATTTCCTATCCCGAATTCTGGGAGACGTTGCAGCAGCTCTATCACGGTTAATCCTTTGGCCCCAGCAGCAGGAACTCCAATTTATTCAAGTCCCTGAGAGCGTCGGCGGCGGACGGATACCGGTCTTGGGGATAATAGCGGGTCATGGCTTGCAAGATGTTCAATAAATGACCGTTTTGGGGGGTGCGCCAGGGGGTCAAATCCAGTTCGCCGTTGTGAACATCCCAGGGCAAATCGGTCGGAGGAACGCCCGTCAGCGCCTGCAGAGCCACCATGCCCAACGCATACAGGTCACTGTTGAATTCGGGGTAGCCCATGAGTTGTTCAATGGGTGCATACCCCCGCGTGCCAATCGAGACGCTGGCGGCATAGGGATCAGGTTGGGGCGACATTTCTTTCACCGCGCCAAAATCTATCAAAAAATAGTGGTCGCTTGCTGCTTCGTAGATGATGTTATCGGGTTTGATGTCGCGATGAATGACCGAGTGCCGGTGCATAAATTTCAGGATTTTGAGTAGATTTTTCACTAGGCCAAATACGGCTGGGACAGGCCAAGGCTTGCCATCGGCGAAACGTTCTCGCAACGACGGCCCGGCGATGAATTCTTCCACCAGATAAAAGTCCCCATCCTGTTCAAAATAGGCCAACAGGCGGGGAATGTGTTTGTAATGGCCTAGATTTTCCAGCACTCGAGCTTCCCGTTGAAACAATTGGCGGGTGCGCCGCAGTTTTTCGGGTTCCGTCAGAGGCACAGAGAGCAATTTTTTGACGACACACAGGGGCTTACCGGGCCGGTGCCAGTCCTGAGCGAGATACGTGCGCCCAAATCCGCCTTCCCCCAGCGGTCGCAGAATCTCGTAACGTCCCCCCAGGTGCGATGCCAATGTAGGCTTTGTCGCCTGGATACTCCGCACTGTCGCCAGTTGCGCCGCCACCCGAGCTGCTACCACCGGTAAATCCAGGGGTTTGGTGATGTAGTCATTCGCGCCCGCTTGCAGGGCAGTCACGACATCGGCGCTTGCTGCCCGACCCGTCACCATAATCACCGGTAGGACGCCTGGCGGGTGGGTTTAGCGAATCACTTTCAGCAAGTCCAGCCCCGTCATCCCTGGCAATAGCCAATCCAGCAACACCAAATCCCACCGGTCGCTTTGCAACAACTGGAGCGCTGTTTCGGGTTCACTGGCCGTTGCGACGCGGTAGTTGCCCTGCTGGCTGAGGAACCGTTGTAAGAGCTTGCGCATCAGGGGGTCGTCATCTACGACCAGCAGCGACGCCGACGTGCCCACATCCGTTTTCTCGTCTTCCATTACCAAACACTCCGACCCCCCACCGCTTATCTTAAAGGGTTGCAGCGGCGAGAAAGTCAACCCCCGTTAGGATGGAATTGACGGTGGTGTTGCGAGCAGCGATGGATTGGGCCAGCGTGGTTCACCAGGTCAAAACCGCTGCGTCGCCGGGGGCTTTGGTGGCGGCGGTGCAACGGGTCGCTGAATGGCCGGAGCCGTCCCAGGCGATTCCTTTGTTGATCGAGGTGCTGGGGTACAACAACCCGGCGGCGGCGCAGGTGGCCATCGCCAGTTTGCAGCGCTGGGGACGACAGGCGGTACCCGAATTGCTGGCACGGTTGGATGGCTACAACTATGGGGCCAGAGCCTATGCCGTGCGGGTCCTGGCGCACATTGGCGACCCCCGCGCTTTAGAGGTCTTGGAACAGGCGGCGCGCTACGACTTTGCTCCGAGTGTGCGGCGGGCGGCGATTCGGGGTTTGGGCAACATACAGTGGCAGGAACTGGCAACGCCAGAACCCTTACAGGAACGGGTGGCCCAGGCGCTCCGGGATTTGAGTGGCGATGGCGATTGGGGAATTCGCTATGCCGTGATTGTCGCCTGGGAATTGTGGCACCAGCGGGGGTTGCCGGGCTTTTTGCAGCCGCAGATGGACGCTTTACTCCAGCAGTTAGCCCGAGATGAGGACCGGGTTGTCCAAGCGCGCGCCCAGTGGGCTCTGCAAAGGTCTGATAAGTACGTTACCATGCCAAAAGAAGTCTGAAAGAGGCCAGCCATGAGCGTGACGCCCCAGCAGGTGTTGGAAGCCTTGCGCCCTGTCAAAGACCCGGAACTCCAACGCAGCCTGGTGGAATTGAACATGATCCGGCGCGTGCAAGTGGAAAACGGGCGGGTGTCGTTCCATCTGGTGCTGACCACGCCGGCTTGTCCCCTGCGGCAAATGATCGAAGAGGACTGTCGCCAAGCCGTGTTGCAGTTGCCTGGGGTCGAACAAGTCGAAATTGTCACCACGGCGGAAACGCCCCAGCAGAAATCCCTGCCCCAGCGGCAGCAGATTCCCGGCGTGCGCAACATCATTGCGGTCGCCAGCGGCAAAGGAGGTGTGGGCAAGAGCACCGTAGCAGTCAATCTGGCGGTGGCCTTGGCTCAGGCGGGCGCGCGGGTGGGGTTGCTCGATGCGGACATCTACGGCCCCAACGACCCGATGATGCTTGGCGTCAGTCACCAGCGC
Above is a window of Gloeomargarita sp. SKYB120 DNA encoding:
- the aroA gene encoding 3-phosphoshikimate 1-carboxyvinyltransferase, with translation MTVERSLLAFTADGVLLQPPPDFTLRGTVQVPGDKSISHRALIIGCLAQGTTVIEGILPAADPQSTAQCLRALGHRISPLNPQRVEVTPGAWQEPDQVLDCGNSGTTMRLLAGVLAGRVEQFFVLTGDASLRSRPMQRVVTPLRQMGAVMDGRQNGTRAPLAIRGQRLRAIDYESPVASAQVKSAILLAGLTCAGVTQVREPYPSRDHTERMLKAFGADIAWENAVVELRGGATLHGQRVVVPGDISSAAFWLVAGAITPGADIVMTNVGVNPSRTGILEVLEAMGARIEWLNQREVAGEPLADIRVQHSALRGATIGGALIPRLIDEIPILTVAAAFAQGKTVIRDAAELRVKESDRLTAMATQLTRMGVQVEEYPDGLTIYGTDKPLVGADLHTYDDHRIAMALAIAALNAQGNSHLAPADCVRISYPEFWETLQQLYHG
- a CDS encoding protein kinase produces the protein MVTGRAASADVVTALQAGANDYITKPLDLPVVAARVAAQLATVRSIQATKPTLASHLGGRYEILRPLGEGGFGRTYLAQDWHRPGKPLCVVKKLLSVPLTEPEKLRRTRQLFQREARVLENLGHYKHIPRLLAYFEQDGDFYLVEEFIAGPSLRERFADGKPWPVPAVFGLVKNLLKILKFMHRHSVIHRDIKPDNIIYEAASDHYFLIDFGAVKEMSPQPDPYAASVSIGTRGYAPIEQLMGYPEFNSDLYALGMVALQALTGVPPTDLPWDVHNGELDLTPWRTPQNGHLLNILQAMTRYYPQDRYPSAADALRDLNKLEFLLLGPKD
- a CDS encoding response regulator, with amino-acid sequence MEDEKTDVGTSASLLVVDDDPLMRKLLQRFLSQQGNYRVATASEPETALQLLQSDRWDLVLLDWLLPGMTGLDLLKVIR
- a CDS encoding HEAT repeat domain-containing protein — protein: MELTVVLRAAMDWASVVHQVKTAASPGALVAAVQRVAEWPEPSQAIPLLIEVLGYNNPAAAQVAIASLQRWGRQAVPELLARLDGYNYGARAYAVRVLAHIGDPRALEVLEQAARYDFAPSVRRAAIRGLGNIQWQELATPEPLQERVAQALRDLSGDGDWGIRYAVIVAWELWHQRGLPGFLQPQMDALLQQLARDEDRVVQARAQWALQRSDKYVTMPKEV